One Methylobacterium oryzae DNA window includes the following coding sequences:
- a CDS encoding SURF1 family protein has protein sequence MLRRAVFGAGAGLVFLVLLGLGTWQVERRAWKLDLIARVDARVHAPPVPAPGAAAWPRVGPDDAYRHVRLSGTFLHDRETLVQAVTELGGGFWVLTPLRRPDGTVVLVNRGFVPGDRRDPATRAAGQVAGETAVTGLLRLTEPGGAFLRANDPKDGRWYSRDVAAIAAARDLTDVAPYFVDADATPNPGGLPVGGLTVIAFPNNHLVYAITWYGMALMLAGAVIYLLRRGPGDRDVEVR, from the coding sequence TTGCTGCGGCGCGCCGTGTTCGGCGCCGGCGCGGGCCTCGTCTTCCTGGTGCTGCTGGGGCTCGGGACCTGGCAGGTGGAGCGGCGGGCCTGGAAGCTCGACCTGATCGCCCGGGTCGATGCCCGGGTCCACGCGCCGCCCGTGCCGGCGCCCGGCGCCGCCGCGTGGCCGCGCGTCGGCCCCGACGACGCCTACCGGCATGTCCGGCTCTCCGGCACCTTCCTGCACGATCGCGAGACCCTGGTTCAGGCCGTCACCGAGCTGGGCGGCGGCTTCTGGGTGCTGACGCCCCTGCGGCGGCCGGACGGGACCGTCGTGCTGGTCAATCGCGGCTTCGTGCCCGGCGACCGTCGGGACCCGGCGACCCGGGCGGCCGGGCAGGTCGCCGGCGAGACCGCGGTGACCGGCCTCCTGCGGCTGACCGAGCCCGGGGGGGCGTTCCTGCGCGCCAACGATCCGAAGGACGGCCGCTGGTATTCCCGCGACGTGGCAGCGATCGCCGCCGCCCGGGACCTGACCGACGTCGCCCCCTACTTCGTGGACGCGGACGCGACACCCAATCCGGGCGGCCTGCCGGTGGGCGGCCTCACGGTGATCGCCTTCCCCAACAACCACCTCGTCTACGCGATCACGTGGTACGGGATGGCGCTGATGCTCGCCGGCGCCGTGATCTACCTGCTGCGGCGCGGCCCGGGGGACCGGGACGTCGAGGTCCGCTGA
- the cyoD gene encoding cytochrome o ubiquinol oxidase subunit IV: MSADVHNAAAGHGHHDAHSEGGHGTFQSYMTGFVLSVILTVIPFWLVMGNVLDNSLVTTLVILALGGVQMVVHVIYFLHMSTKSEGGWTFMALIFTITLVVIMLAGSVWVMYHLNHNMMPMDAHDVMKNAR, encoded by the coding sequence ATGAGCGCCGACGTTCACAACGCCGCCGCCGGGCACGGCCACCACGACGCCCACAGCGAGGGCGGGCACGGCACCTTCCAGAGCTACATGACGGGCTTCGTCCTGTCGGTGATCCTGACGGTGATCCCGTTCTGGCTGGTGATGGGCAACGTGCTCGACAACAGCCTCGTCACCACCCTGGTGATCCTGGCGCTCGGCGGCGTCCAGATGGTCGTGCACGTCATCTACTTCCTGCACATGAGCACGAAGTCGGAGGGCGGCTGGACCTTCATGGCACTGATCTTCACCATCACGCTGGTGGTGATCATGCTCGCCGGCTCGGTGTGGGTCATGTACCACCTCAACCACAACATGATGCCGATGGATGCCCACGACGTCATGAAGAACGCCCGCTGA
- the cyoC gene encoding cytochrome o ubiquinol oxidase subunit III — MMHAETAPPGAAAPVFYQTDEEGHHSEGSTMLGFWLYLMSDCLIFATLFATYGVLGRSYAAGPTPKELFDLPGIAVNTAMLLFSSITYGFAMLEMDRDRVKQTQIWLAITGLFGVAFVALEIREFVHLFHEGAPPWRSAFLSSFYTLVGTHGLHVSMGILWLVVLMVQVSKRGLIVENKRRLMCLSMFWHFLDLIWIGVFTVVYLMGVLE, encoded by the coding sequence ATGATGCACGCGGAGACTGCACCCCCCGGCGCCGCGGCGCCGGTCTTCTACCAGACCGACGAGGAGGGCCATCATTCCGAGGGCTCGACCATGCTCGGGTTCTGGCTCTACCTGATGAGCGATTGCCTCATCTTCGCGACCCTGTTCGCGACCTACGGGGTGCTCGGGCGCAGCTACGCGGCCGGCCCCACCCCGAAGGAGCTGTTCGACCTGCCGGGCATCGCGGTGAACACCGCCATGCTGCTGTTCTCGTCCATCACCTACGGCTTCGCCATGCTGGAGATGGACCGGGACCGGGTGAAGCAGACGCAGATCTGGCTCGCCATCACCGGCCTGTTCGGCGTCGCCTTCGTGGCCCTGGAGATCCGCGAGTTCGTTCACCTGTTCCACGAGGGCGCGCCGCCCTGGCGCAGCGCGTTCCTGTCCTCGTTCTACACCCTGGTCGGGACGCACGGCCTGCACGTCTCGATGGGCATCCTGTGGCTCGTCGTGCTGATGGTGCAGGTGAGCAAGCGCGGCCTGATCGTCGAGAACAAGCGCCGGCTGATGTGCCTGTCGATGTTCTGGCACTTCCTCGACCTGATCTGGATCGGCGTCTTCACCGTCGTCTACCTGATGGGAGTGCTCGAATGA